One window of Triticum dicoccoides isolate Atlit2015 ecotype Zavitan chromosome 5A, WEW_v2.0, whole genome shotgun sequence genomic DNA carries:
- the LOC119300328 gene encoding myosin-7B-like — MAKKKSSSAAAAAANGNGNDSAAAANSSGNGSHAAAANGNGNHAAPVLAPGMEEKRDPSPVRDRKAEQLKTLNSMLLKEAVERRGQVAALTARLEEISADGDALDAAERAVAQAALAAPLRAAADEASALRARLAAVQDSLRLAESKAALEAGAKDDATARLEAVAGEKARFLKLLQVKEAEVASISNKVASLSAMMAELEGNNSELLSQNGELIKQLGETKEAVRVVSCQKAEVERSFQEFKKESEAFRVEMEGKLKVKVEELKVLGSKKAEMDARVASLETELALSVTKTGGLEAEVMAKKRELDLLKGKSDKLQSEVAEAERKHSMSAEEVERLRMELGVLVKAKEVASKAFDAEKTEIMKELESLKRKVEEIQADKEAAEGVTREKDAQTVKLRAELEELHVSMSQLQTSCDELDTKHSRLQSEKNSVQKALDAEKAEAGKLMSKIKALENCNGKMDGEIGELRIALKEKNGKIEALTSEAEELQLAVTEAQKKNKGGIWVWVYAATTTMVAAISLIYAARGH; from the coding sequence ATGGCCAAGAAAaagtcctcctccgccgccgccgccgccgccaacggcAACGGCAACGACTCCGCCGCCGCTGCCAACAGCAGTGGCAACGGCAGCCACGCCGCCGCGGCCAACGGCAACGGCAACCACGCTGCCCCGGTGCTGGCGCCGGGGATGGAGGAGAAGCGGGACCCATCGCCGGTACGGGACCGGAAGGCGGAGCAGCTCAAGACGCTCAACTCCATGCTcctcaaggaggcggtcgagcggcGCGGCCAGGTGGCGGCGCTCACGGCGCGCCTCGAGGAGATCTCCGCCGATGGCGACGCGCTCGACGCTGCCGAGCGCGCAGTCGCGCAAGCCGCCCTCGCCGCGCCCCTCCGCGCCGCGGCCGACGAGGCATCCGCGCTCCGCGcacgcctcgccgccgtccaggaCTCCCTCCGGCTCGCGGAATCGAAGGCCGCGCTTGAGGCGGGCGCCAAGGACGATGCCACCGCGCGCCTTGAGGCGGTCGCTGGGGAGAAAGCACGGTTCCTGAAACTTCTCCAGGTCAAGGAGGCGGAGGTGGCGTCCATATCCAACAAGGTCGCGAGCCTGTCGGCCATGATGGCCGAGTTGGAGGGCAACAATTCCGAGCTATTGAGTCAGAATGGCGAACTCATAAAGCAATTGGGGGAGACAAAGGAGGCGGTTCGGGTGGtctcctgccagaaggcagaggtggAGAGAAGCTTCCAGGAATTCAAGAAAGAATCTGAGGCGTTCCGGGTGGAAATGGAGGGGAAGTTGAAGGTGAAGGTGGAGGAACTGAAGGTGCTGGGATCCAAGAAGGCGGAGATGGATGCAAGGGTGGCCTCTTTGGAAACAGAGCTCGCATTGTCTGTGACTAAGACAGGGGGGTTAGAGGCTGAAGTAATGGCAAAGAAGAGGGAGCTTGATTTGTTGAAGGGCAAAAGTGATAAGCTCCAATCAGAGGTTGCTGAAGCAGAGAGGAAACACAGCATGTCTGCAGAAGAGGTTGAGAGGCTCAGGATGGAATTGGGTGTGTTGGTGAAGGCAAAGGAGGTTGCTTCCAAGGCATTTGATGCTGAGAAGACTGAaatcatgaaggaattggagagccTCAAGAGGAAGGTGGAGGAAATCCAGGCTGACAAGGAGGCGGCCGAGGGGGTGACACGTGAGAAGGATGCTCAGACCGTTAAGTTGAGGGCTGAGTTGGAGGAGCTCCATGTTTCCATGTCACAGCTCCAAACATCATGTGATGAACTTGATACCAAGCATTCACGCCTGCAGAGCGAGAAGAATTCAGTTCAGAAAGCACTGGATGCTGAGAAGGCTGAAGCAGGGAAGCTGATGTCTAAAATCAAGGCACTGGAGAACTGCAATGGTAAAATGGACGGCGAGATTGGAGAGTTGAGGAttgcattgaaggaaaagaatgggaaGATCGAAGCCCTTACCAGTGAGGCTGAGGAGCTGCAGCTCGCAGTGACTGAAGCGCAGAAGAAGAACAAGGGTGGTATCTGGGTGTGGGTGTatgccgccaccaccaccatggTGGCCGCAATCTCCCTGATCTATGCTGCCAGGGGCCATTGA
- the LOC119300329 gene encoding probable histone H2AXb: MHHLLLLYNHTTAPAGTPSPHSSLNNLSDSGHLSGNHRIRASTLRSDEKMSSAGSGRGKGKAVSKTVSRSSKAGLQFPVGRIARYLKIGKYAQRVGAGAPVYLSAVLEYLAAEVLELAGNAARDNKKTRIVPRHIQLAVRNDEELSRLLGAVTIAAGGVLPNIHTTLLPKKVGKGKGDIGSASQEF; this comes from the exons ATGCACCACCTCCTCCTTCTATATAATCACACCACCGCCCCCGCGGGCACACCATCTCCACATTCATCCCTCAACAATCTGTCCGACTCCGGCCATCTCTCCGGCAACCACCGTATCCGCGCGTCCACCCTTCGTAGCGACGAGAAGATGAGTTCTGCCGGCAGCGGGAGGGGCAAGGGCAAGGCGGTGTCCAAGACCGTCTCGCGGTCTTCCAAGGCCGGCCTCCAGTTCCCCGTCGGCCGCATCGCCAGGTACCTCAAGATCGGCAAGTACGCCCAGCGCGTCGGTGCCGGCGCCCCTGTCTACCTCTCCGCCGTCCTCGAGTACCTCGCCGCTGAG GTCCTGGAGCTCGCCGGCAATGCTGCGCGCGACAACAAGAAGACCCGGATCGTGCCGCGCCACATCCAGCTGGCGGTCCGCAACGATGAGGAGCTGAGCCGGCTTCTGGGCGCGGTCACCATCGCCGCCGGTGGTGTGCTGCCCAACATCCACACCACGCTGCTCCCCAAGAAGGTCGGCAAGGGCAAGGGCGACATCGGCTCCGCGTCCCAGGAGTTCTAG